The DNA sequence CACGCACGCGATCCCGCCGAAGAGCGCCATCCGCCCCTCCCCGATCCGCGACGCCACGACGCCACCGGCCAGCTCCCCCAGCCGCGGCCCGCCCGCCACGACGACGATGAACACGCCCTGCAGCCGCCCGCGCAGGTGGTCCGGCGTCGCCGCCTGCAGGATCGTCGTGCGGAACACGGCGCTGACCGAGTCCGAGGCGCCGGCGACCGCCATGGCGACGAGCCCGGCATACAGGGCGTGCGAGCGGGACAGCGCACCACCGGCGGCGAGCATGGAGACACCGAACCCGGCGATCGCCGCACCCCACCCGACGATGGCGACGAGGATGGCCGCCCCCTGGCGGCGCACGTGCCCGAGCCGCCCGGAGAAGAACATCGCGAGGATCCCGCCGACGGCCGCCGCGGCCGACAGCGCGCCCACCGTCTTGGCCCCGCCCCCGAAGATCACCGCTCCGGCGGCAGGGAACAGCACCCGCGGCTGGGCGAGGAACATCGCGGCGATGTCCGCGATGAAGGTCATCCGCACGTTGGGCCGGGTCGCGAGGAAGGTGAACCCGTCGAGCACGGACCGCAGGCCCGGGCGCGTCGTCGGCGGCCCGTCCTCGCCGTGGTCCGGCGGCAGCGGCGGCAGCGTCGACAGGCCCCAGAGCGCGGCCGTCGTGATGACCGCGTCGACCGTGTACGCCGTCCGGAAGCCGCCCCAGTCGACGAGCACCCCGGCGAGCAGCGGCCCGACCGTGAGCGAGGCGTTCATCGCGAAGACCGACAGGGCGTTGGCGGCGGGGAGCAGGTCGCGGTCGAGGATGCGCGGGTAGATCGAGGTCCGCGCGGGCGACGTCACGGCGAACGCGCCGTTCCACACCGCGACCAGCGCGTAGAGCACGCCCACGTGCGTGTTGCCGAGCCAGGCCTGGACCGCGCAGGCCACGCTCGTGAGGAACGCGACGGACTGCGCCACGAGACCGACCCGGCGCCGGTCGAAGTGGTCGATGAGCGCACCGCCGTACAGCCCCATGACGACGAGCGGGACGAGCGCGCACAGCCCGACGACACCCACCGCGGCGGTCGAGCGGGTGAGGTCGTAGACCTGCAGCCCAACCGCGACGACTGCGAGCTGCGAGCCGACGTTCGAGAGCGTGAAGCCGGTGTAGAGCCGCCGGTATGCCGGGTTGGCCCGCAGCGGGGTCAGGTCCAGGAGCAACGGCACGGGATGGAGCGTATGCCGCCGCGCCGGTACCGCCGTTGCCGGGCGCCGACCGCACGAAGTCCGTACGGTGACCTGCGTGGACGCCAAGCCCCGCATCGCCCTGCTCATCGACGCCGACAACGCCTCGGCCAAGCGGATCGACCTGATCCTCAACGAGCTGTCGAACTTCGGCGAGACCAACATCCGCCGCGCGTACGGCAACTGGACCAAGCCCGAGCTCGCCGGGTGGACGGCCGTCCTCAGCGACAACGCGATCCGGCCCGTGCAGCAGTTCGACCAGACCAAGGGCAAGAACGCCAGCGACATGGCCCTGGTCATCGACGCCATGACGCTGCTGTACACCGACGCCCCCGACGCCTTCGCCATCGCCTCGTCCGACGCCGACTTCACCCCGCTCGTCATGCACCTGCGCGAGAAGGGCGCCGCGGTCTACGGGTTCGGCGACCGCAAGACGCCGATGCCGTTCCAGAACGCGTGCACCCGGTTCCTCGTGCTCGACCAGCTCCGCGACGCGCAGGAGGAGCCGTACACCGAGGAGGCGCCGACGACCCGGCTCCGGGCGACGACCCAGGAGCTCAAGCAGGACACCAAGCTCGTCGCCCTGCTCCGGCGCGCCGTGCAGAACGCCGCCGACGACGACGGCTGGGCGAGCGTCGGCGCGGTCGGCAACCTCATCGCCAACCAGTCGTCGTTCGACTCGCGCAACTACGGCTACGCCAAGCTCACCGCGCTCATCAAGGCGACCGAGCTGTTCGAGATGCGTGACGAGGGCAAGCCCACGCTCGCCGTCCGGGACAAGCGCGTCGGCGGCGGCTCCGGCGGCGGCTCGAGCCGGAACCGCTAGTCGGCCACCCGGATCCCCAGCTCCGCGGCGAGCGCGGGGGCCAGGTCGATCAGCTGCAGCCGCGACACGGTCGCGCCCCGCAGCCCGGCCAGCCCACGAGGACCGGCCAGGTCGGCCCCGGACAGGTCGACGTCCTTCATCCGCGCGCGCCCGAAGTCTGGCGACACCAGCCGCGACCCGGCGAAGTCCACCTTCTCCAGCGTCGCCTCGGCGAAGTCGGGCTCGAGGAGCTGGCAGTCCACGAAGGCGCAGTCGGCCAGCCTCGCACCCCTCAGGTTGAGGAACTCGATCTTGCAGCCCTCGAAACGCACCCGGCGCAGCTCCGCCCCGAACAGCTGCACGGCCCCCAGCCGCGCGCCCTGCACCACGCAGTCCAGCCACGTCGACTCGGCGAGGTCGACGCCCGCGCCGTGCACCGCATACAGGCCCGTGTCGCCGAACCGCGCCCGTGGTGCGGAGAGCTCGGTGAGGTCGCACCGCTGGAACGTGCACTCCAGGAACCGGGCGTTGCCCGCGGACGCGCCGGAGAGGTCGCCGGTCAGGACCTCCCCGTCGAGGTCGGCTTCGGGTCGCAGCATCCCGCCATGGTGGACCATCCCTCGGACAGGGTGCAGCGGACGTCGCCGCCCCTGCCGCTACGGTGCAGAATGAACCCGCCAGTAACGAGCAGGGCCGCCCGAACGAGTGGGCGGCCCCTCCAGCAACCGGCCAGCGCACCCGCTGGCCGTCTCGAGCCGAGAGGACGCCGATGTCCGACAGCGACTTCAAGCCCGGCCTCGAGGGCGTCATCGCCTTCGAGTCCGCGATCGCCGAACCCGACAAGGAAGGCGGGGCGCTGCGGTACCGCGGCGTCGACATCAAGGACCTCGTCGGACGGGTCAGCTTCGGCCAGGTCTGGGGGCTGCTCGTCGACAACGAGTTCGACCCGGGCCTGCCGCCGGCCGAGCCGTTCCCGCTGCCCGTGCACACCGGCGACATCCGGGTCGACGCGCAGTCGGCGTTGGCGCAGCTCGCGCCCGTGTGGGGCTTCAAGCCGCTGCTCGACGTCAGCGACGACGAGGCGCGCGAGCAGCTCGCCCGCGCCTCGGTCATGACGCTGTCGTTCATCGCCCAGTCCGCCCACGGCCAGGACACCCCGATGGTGCCGCAGAGCCGGGTCGACGAGGGCAAGACCATCGTCGAGCGGTTCATGATCCGCTGGCGCGGCGAGCCCGACCCCAAGCACGTCGAGGCGATCGACGCGTACTTCATCTCCGCCGCCGAGCACGGCATGAACGCCTCGACCTTCACCGCCCGCGTCATCGCCTCCACCGGCGCCGACGTCGCGGCCTGCCTCTCCGGTGCGATCGGCGCGCTGTCCGGGCCGCTGCACGGCGGCGCCCCCTCGCGCGCCCAGCACATGATCGAGGGCGTCGAGCGCACCGGTGACGCCACGGCGTACGTCCAGGGCGTCCTCGACCGCGGCGAGCGGCTCATGGGCTTCGGCCACCGCGTCTACCGGGCGTACGACCCGCGCGCTGCCGTCCTGCGCGACACCTGCCAGCGCCTCGGGGCGCCCCGCTACGAGGTCGCCCTCGAGCTCGAGAAGGCCGCCATCGCCGCCCTCGCCGAGCGCCACCCCGAGCGCAAGATGGAGACCAACGTCGACTACTGGGCCGCGGTCCTGCTCGACTTCGCCGAGGTCCCCGGCAACATGATGACCCCGCTGTTCGCCTCCGCCCGCACGGCGGGCTGGGCGGCGCACATCCTCGAGCAGAAGAAGACCGGGCGCCTGATCCGCCCGTCCTCGCGGTACGTCGGCGAGGGCCCGCGCGGCCTCGAGGACGTGGCCGGCTACAAGGGCTGAGCCGAGAGGGACGCGCCCCGGCTGCCGGGGCGCCCCACGAGCACGAGGTATGCCGCGTGGCCGGCTCGGCCACGCGGCATACCCCTGCCCCGGGCACCGATCTCCGGTGCGTCCGCGTGGTGGACCTCACGTCCCACGCCTCGGGACAGGGTGCGACACTGGCCGGGTGACAGACACCGCGGCAGCGCCCACGCAGACCATCCCCGCCGACCTGCTCCCCAAGGACGGCCGGTTCGGCTCCGGCCCCTCCAAGGTCCGTCCCGAGCAGGTGGAGTACCTCGCCGGTCTCGGCACCACCCTCCTCGGCACCTCCCACCGCCAGGCCCCCGTCCGCAACCTCGTCGGTGCGGTCCGCGAGGGCCTCGGTGAGCTCTTCTCGCTGCCCGAGGGCTACGAGATCATCCTCGGCAACGGCGGCTCGACCGCGTTCTGGGACATCGCCGCGTTCGGCCTCGTCCGCCAGCGCGCCCAGCACCTGTCGTTCGGCGAGTTCTCCAGCAAGTTCGCCTCCGTGACGCAGAAGGCGCCGTTCCTGGGCGACTCCACCGTCATCAAGGCCGACCCCGGCACGCTCGCCGCACCGCGGGCCGAGGAGGGCGTCGACGTCTACGCCTGGCCGCACAACGAGACCTCGACCGGCGTCATGGCCCCGGTCAAGCGGGTCGAGGGCGCCGACGAGGGCGCGCTCGTGCTCATCGACGCCACCTCCGGCGCCGGCGGCCTGCCCGTCGACGTGGCCGAGGCCGACGTCTACTACTTCGGTCCGCAGAAGTGCTTCGCCTCCGACGGCGGCCTGTGGCTCGCGGCCTTCTCCCCCGCCGCGCTGGCCCGCGTCGAGGAGATCGAGGCGACCGGCCGCTGGGTCCCCGACTTCTTCAGCCTGCCGACCGCCGTGTCCAACAGCCGCCTCAACCAGACGTACAACACCCCGGCGCTGTCCACGCTCGCGCTGCTGCGGTCGCAGGTCGACTGGCTCAACGAGCAGGGTGGCCTGGACTGGGCCGTCGCCCGCACGGCCGACTCCTCGGGCCGGCTGTACGAGTGGGCCGAGCGCACCTCGTACACGACCCCGTACGTCACCGACCCGGCAGCGCGCTCGCAGGTCGTGGCGACGATCGACTTCTCCGACGACGTCGACGCCGCCGCGGTCGCGAAGACCCTGCGCGCCAACGGCGTGGTCGACGTGGAGCCGTACCGCAAGCTGGGGCGCAACCAGCTGCGCGTCGCGACCTTCCCCGCGGTCGACCCCGAGGACGTCAGCGCCCTCATCGCCTGCATCGAGCACGTGGTGGGCTGACCAGCCACGACGCTCCCCCACACCTCCTCAGGACCCGTGCCCCGCGCCACCGTGCGCGGGGCACGCGTCTGTCCACCGGCGGGATCCCCCGAGCACGCGTAACCTCGGCGACTCGGGCTCGTTGAACCTCATGACACGGGGTGGGACGACGACGTCGAGGAGCCGAGACATGAGCCGCGCAGGGCATGGACCGCAGCGAACCTTCCAGCTGCCGTGGCGGGCGCTGGCCGGAGGGCTGCCCGCGGTGGCGCTCATCGGCAGCGGGATCGGGCTCACCCTGACCGGCGGCCACCCCCTCACCGAGATCGCGAGCGACTCCGGGCCGGTCGTCACCGTCCCGAAGGCCCCGGTCGAGCAGCCCGCGGCCCCGACCCTGCCGATCCTCCCCGCACCGCCGGAGCAGCAGGCCACGCCGCTGGGCGGTGAGGGAGGCGCCACCTCCCCGGCCGGAAGCCTGCCGCCGAGCCTCACGGTCAAGGGCATCCCGGCCGCCGCCCTCTCGGCATACCAGCGCGCAGCCCGCATCGTCGACGCCGCGGACGCGCAGTGCCGCATCGACTGGGCCCTCATCGGGGCCATCGGCAAGGTCGAGTCCGACCACGGGCGCTACGGCGGCAACGGCACCGACTCGACCGGCACCGTGCGCCCCGGCATCTACGGCATCCCGCTCAACGGGGCCAACGGCACCGCGGTCATCCACGACACCGACGGCGGCGTCTTCGACCGCGACACCACCTGGGACCGCGCGGTGGGCCCCATGCAGTTCATCCCCGGCACCTGGCGGGTCGTCGGCGTCGACGCGAACCAGGACGGGCGCAAGGACCCGCAGAACCTCGACGACGCCGCCACCGCGACCGCCGTCTACCTGTGCTCCGGCCCCGGCGACCTCAGCACCGCGTCGGGCGCCCGCAGCGCGGTCCTGCGCTACAACCACAGCGACGCCTACGCGAACGAGGTCCTCGCGATCGCCGACGCCTACCGCAACGGGTACACCGTCGTGCCGGACTCCGGCCTGGCGCCCGGGCAGGCGGACGCCGCGCCATACCTCCCGTCGGGCGACCCGCAGACCATGGCGCAGTACGACCCAGCCGCGGTGCGCGAGCCGGCGCCGACGCGGGCGTCCGGCGGCAAGCCGGCGAAGGGCTCCGCGGGCGGCTCGGGCTCGTCCGGCGGCACCGGCGGCACGAGCGCGGGCGGGGGCCCGGGGCCGACGCCCACCAGCACGAGCTCGGCGTCCGGCCCGGTCGGCCAGGTCGTGGGCGGGGTGACGGGTGTCGTCGGCGGCGTGGTCGGTGGCCTCACCGGCAGCACGCCCAGCTCGACCACGAGCTCCCCGAGCCCCTCGCCGTCCCCGTCGCCCACCTCGACGACCTCCCTGCCGCTGCAGGTCCTGCCGACCAACGGGAAGTGCCCGACCGGCTACGACCCGGTGCTCAGCACGCTCGGCATCACCGTCCTGTGCGTCCTGCACCAGTGACGCCGTCGGCGAGCACGTGCGCGGGCGCCACGACCTGACCGCCACCTGACCTCCTGGGGTGCGCCGACAACCCCCACGGCGCACCGGCGAAGGCCCACCACTCCTCGAGGGTGGTGGGCCTTCGTCGTGCCGGACAGCGCCGGCGGTCAGTGCAGGACGCTCGCGACGACCGCCACGGCCACCACGATGACGAGCACGGCGATGGTCATGCGCCGGCGGAACGTCGGGGTCACCGGACCGCCTCGGGCACCGGCTCGGAGACGGGCGCGGTGGTCCGGATGCGCAGCCGCGGGCGGGCCTTCGACTCGTAGGTCACCTGCACATTCTCGTGCTTCGCGAGCCAGTACGACACCGCCACGAGCGTGACGCCGACCGCGATGGTGCCGATCGCGATGGTCCACCGCGGGCCCCAGGCGTCGCCGATCCACCCGATCAGCGGCGCGCCGAGCGGGGTCCCGCCCATGAAGATCGCCATGTACAACGCCATGACCCGGCCCCGCATGGCGGCGTCCACCCTCGTCTGCACCATCGCGTTCGCGGTGGTGAGCGCGGTCAGGGCGGCCAGCCCGGTGGGCACGAGGGCGATGGCGAAGAGCACGTAGGTGGGCGCCAACGAGGCGAATGCCGTGGCGGCGGTGAAGCCGACGAGGGCGACGAGCAGGGTCCGCAGCCGGGCCTGCGCCCGGCGGGCCGAGAGCAGGGCGGCCGTCAGCGAGCCGATGGCCATGATCGAGCCGAGCAGGCCGTACTCCTCCGGCCCCTTGCCGAACTCCTTGGTCGCCATGAGCGCGGTCGTCACCTGGAAGTTCATGCCGAACGTGCCCAGCACGAACACGAGCAGCATGACCAGCTGGATGTCGGGGCGGTTGCGCACGTAGCGCACACCCTCCTTGATCGCTCCCTTGCCGCGCGCCAGCCGCGGCGCCGGCTTGAGCTCGCTGGTGCGCATGGCGGCCAGGGCCAGCAGCACGGCGACGAAGGTCAGGGTGTTCGTCAGCAGGGTCCAGCCGGTGCCGAACGCGGCGATGGTGAGACCGGCGAGGCCCGGGCCGATGAGCCGGCCGGCGTTGAACGAGGCGCTGTTGAGCGAGACCGCGTTGGTGAGCCGGTCGCGCGGGACCATCTCGGAGACGAAGGTCTGGCGCGCCGGGTTGTCGAAGGCCGTGGCGACGCCGGTCCACAGGGCGGCGACGTACACCATCCACAGCTGGGCGTGGCCGGTCACGGTGACCAGACCGAGTCCCAGCGACGACAGGGCGAGCGCCGTCTGGGTCACCGCGAGCAGCCGCCGCTTGGCGAAGCGGTCGGCCACGACGCCGGTCCACGGCGCGAGCAGCAGGAAGGGCAGGAACTGCAGCCCGGTGACGATGCCGAGGGCGGAGGAGGAGTGGCGGGTGAGCTCGGTGAGCACCAGCCAGTCCTGGGCGACCCGGCCCATCCAGGTGCCGATGTTCGACACGAAGGCGCCGGTGGCGTAGATCCGGTAGTTCCGGACGCTGAGGGAGGCGAAGGTCGGACTCACTCGCTCGCCACCCTCGTGAGGATCGCGGCGGCCCGCTGCAGGACCTCCTGCTCCTCGGCGCTCAGGTGGCTGACCCGCACGGACATCCACGCGTCGCGCCGGCGACGGATCTCCTTGAGCAGGGTGGTCCCCTCGCGCGTCAGCGACAGGATCACCTGGCGGCGGTCGGCGGGGTCGGCGGTGCGCTCGACGAGCCCGCGCTCGACGAGGCCGCCGACGGTACGGGTCATGCTCGGCGCGCTCACGCGCTCGATCTCCGCGAGCTCCCCCGGCGTGCGGGGGGTGTCCTCGAGGCGGCACAGCACCGAGAACTGGTGCGGTGCGACCAGGTCGGTGCTCTCGAACCGGACCCGGCGCGAGATGCGCATGCAGGCGAGCCGGAGCTCACCGGCGAGGGCGGAGACGGCGGAGGGCGACAGGCCGGTGGCGGCGCGGCTCCTGCGCGCAGGCGGTGGCGTCATGCTTCTACTCCTCGGTCAGGTACTTAGCATAACTCATTACCTCTGCTAAGTATTTCCGGCGTCGACCGCACGCCGGCCGCGGTGCCTCACAGTGCCCGGACGCACGTATGCCGCGCGGCCCCGAGCGGGGGCCACGCGGCATACGCGGGTGTCGCGGAGGTGCTGGGCGCTCAGCCCACGCCGAGCAGGGACTTCACCGGGTCGATCGCGAAGTACACGACGAACAGGGCCGACACCGCCCACAGCAGCGGGTGGATCACGCCGGCCTTGCCCCGGACGACCTTGATGATCGTGTACATGACGAAGCCGGCACCGATCCCGGCCGTGATCGAGTAGGTGAACGGCATGAGGACGATCGTGAGGAACGCCGGGATCGCGATCTCGAGGTCCTCCCAGTTGATGCCGCGGACCTGCTGCATCATCAGGAAGCCGACGACGACCAGGGCCGGGGTGGCCGCCTCGTAGGGGACGATCTTGACCAGCGGGGCCAGGAACGTCGCGAGCAGGAACAGCACGCCGGTGACGACCGACGCCAGGCCGGTGCGCGCGCCCTCGCCGACGCCGGAGGCCGACTCGATGTAGGACGTGTTCGACGAGACCGAGCCCGCGCCACCGGCGACGGCGGCGAGGCTGTCGACGAGCAGGATCTTGTCCGAGTTCGGCGGGTTGCCGTTCTTGTCGAGCAGCTTGGCCTCGGCGCCGATGGCGACCATCGTGCCCATCGTGTCGAAGAAGTCGGCCAGCAGCAGGGTGAAGACGAGCAGGATCGCCGAGACGAAGCCGATCTTGCCGAACGAGCCCAGCAGGTTGAAGTGGCCGAGCAGGGAGAAGTCGGGGACGTCGACGACCTGGTCGGGCAGCTTCGGGACGTTGAGGCCCCAGCCGGCCGGGTTGACCACCTTGCCGGTCGCGTCGGTCTGGCCGCCGATCGAGCCGATCGCCTCGACGATGACGGCCAGCACGGTGGCGCCGACGATGCCGAAGAGGATCGCGCCCTTCACGTGCTTGACCATCATGATGACGATGGCGATCAGGCCGATGACGAAGACGAGCAGCGGCCAGCCGTTGAGGAAGCCGCCGATGCCGAGCTCGACCGGCACGGGGCCGGTGGCCGGGCGGCGGATGAAGCCGGCGTCGACCAGGCCGATGATCGTGATGAACAGGCCGATGCCGACGGAGATCGCGGTCTTGAGCTCGCCGGGGATCGCCTTGAAGACGGCCTGCCGGAAGCCGGTCAGCACCAGGATCGTGATGATGACACCCTCGATGACGATCAGGCCCATCGCGTCGGCCCAGGTCATCTCGGGCAGCTTGGCGATGCCGAACGTGACGAAGGCGTTGAGGCCGAGCCCGGTGGCGAGCGCGAGCGGGAAGTTCGCGACCACGCCCATGAGGATCGTCATCACGCCGGCGACCAGCGCGGTGCCCGCGGCGACGAGCTGGATCGCGTGCGGGACGCCCTGGCCCCCGAGGAACTTGCCGGTCCCGTCGGCCTGCGTGCCGATGATGAGCGGGTTCAGCACGACGATGTACGCCATGGTGAAGAAGGTCACGAGTCCACCGCGGACCTCCCGACCGACGGTCGACCCGCGCTCGGTGATCCGGAAGAACCCGTCGATGCCGCCGGTCTTCGCCGGGGCGGGGCGTTGCGCCGTCGTGGGCGCCGATGAGGGGTTGGCCATGGCGCACAGGGTAGGGCCTGCGTGTTTCCGAGATGTGAAGGCTACGCTGACCGCGTGACCGAGTCGCAGCGCACGGGCGGTGAGCCCGCCCCCGACGAGGTCCTCGCGGGGGTCGCGGAGGCGGTGCCGGCACCGGAGCCGGCACCGGCACTGGAGCCGCTCGGGGCACCGGGGCTGGAGCCGCTGGCCTGGAGCTCGGCCCGGATCGTCCTGGGCGGCCTCGTGCTGTGGGCGCTGGCCCTGGTCGTCACCCTGGCCGTGCCCGCGCTGCACACCGGCGAACGCGACTGGTGGCCGTGGTGCTGCGTCGCGGGTCTCGCGCTGGGCTCGCTCGGCTACGCCTACATGCGCCGCGGCCGCGGCAACGCCGCCGGCGCCCTCTGACCCACCTACGCCCGGGCAGCCTCCCAACAGACCCTTCCCCGCAAAACGGCAGTTGCTCGACGTCCCGCGGGACAGCAACCCGCGGTATGCCGCGAAACCGCCGTTTTGCGAGCGGAAAGGCAGGGGCGCCGGACACCCCGGGAGACCTTGCCGGCTCAGACCGCGGCTCGGGCGAGGGCTGCAAGCACGTGCGCCCGCACCAGCTCGGGGCGCTTCAGGTCGTCCCACGTCAGGCGGACGACGGCGTAGCCGAGCGCGCGGAGGCGGTCCTCGCGCCGCTTCTCGGCGACCAGCGCCTCGCGGCCGTCGGCGCCGCCGTACTTGAGCGCCCCGTCGAACTCGACCACCACACGACCCGCCACCAAGAAGTCCACCCTTCCCACCAGCGATCCCGCGCGGTCAC is a window from the Phycicoccus sp. M110.8 genome containing:
- a CDS encoding MFS transporter; protein product: MPLLLDLTPLRANPAYRRLYTGFTLSNVGSQLAVVAVGLQVYDLTRSTAAVGVVGLCALVPLVVMGLYGGALIDHFDRRRVGLVAQSVAFLTSVACAVQAWLGNTHVGVLYALVAVWNGAFAVTSPARTSIYPRILDRDLLPAANALSVFAMNASLTVGPLLAGVLVDWGGFRTAYTVDAVITTAALWGLSTLPPLPPDHGEDGPPTTRPGLRSVLDGFTFLATRPNVRMTFIADIAAMFLAQPRVLFPAAGAVIFGGGAKTVGALSAAAAVGGILAMFFSGRLGHVRRQGAAILVAIVGWGAAIAGFGVSMLAAGGALSRSHALYAGLVAMAVAGASDSVSAVFRTTILQAATPDHLRGRLQGVFIVVVAGGPRLGELAGGVVASRIGEGRMALFGGIACVLAMGVLARLQPGFVRYDAHRPTP
- a CDS encoding citrate synthase 2, with the translated sequence MSDSDFKPGLEGVIAFESAIAEPDKEGGALRYRGVDIKDLVGRVSFGQVWGLLVDNEFDPGLPPAEPFPLPVHTGDIRVDAQSALAQLAPVWGFKPLLDVSDDEAREQLARASVMTLSFIAQSAHGQDTPMVPQSRVDEGKTIVERFMIRWRGEPDPKHVEAIDAYFISAAEHGMNASTFTARVIASTGADVAACLSGAIGALSGPLHGGAPSRAQHMIEGVERTGDATAYVQGVLDRGERLMGFGHRVYRAYDPRAAVLRDTCQRLGAPRYEVALELEKAAIAALAERHPERKMETNVDYWAAVLLDFAEVPGNMMTPLFASARTAGWAAHILEQKKTGRLIRPSSRYVGEGPRGLEDVAGYKG
- a CDS encoding lytic transglycosylase domain-containing protein, with translation MSRAGHGPQRTFQLPWRALAGGLPAVALIGSGIGLTLTGGHPLTEIASDSGPVVTVPKAPVEQPAAPTLPILPAPPEQQATPLGGEGGATSPAGSLPPSLTVKGIPAAALSAYQRAARIVDAADAQCRIDWALIGAIGKVESDHGRYGGNGTDSTGTVRPGIYGIPLNGANGTAVIHDTDGGVFDRDTTWDRAVGPMQFIPGTWRVVGVDANQDGRKDPQNLDDAATATAVYLCSGPGDLSTASGARSAVLRYNHSDAYANEVLAIADAYRNGYTVVPDSGLAPGQADAAPYLPSGDPQTMAQYDPAAVREPAPTRASGGKPAKGSAGGSGSSGGTGGTSAGGGPGPTPTSTSSASGPVGQVVGGVTGVVGGVVGGLTGSTPSSTTSSPSPSPSPSPTSTTSLPLQVLPTNGKCPTGYDPVLSTLGITVLCVLHQ
- a CDS encoding MarR family transcriptional regulator; the protein is MTPPPARRSRAATGLSPSAVSALAGELRLACMRISRRVRFESTDLVAPHQFSVLCRLEDTPRTPGELAEIERVSAPSMTRTVGGLVERGLVERTADPADRRQVILSLTREGTTLLKEIRRRRDAWMSVRVSHLSAEEQEVLQRAAAILTRVASE
- a CDS encoding NYN domain-containing protein, giving the protein MDAKPRIALLIDADNASAKRIDLILNELSNFGETNIRRAYGNWTKPELAGWTAVLSDNAIRPVQQFDQTKGKNASDMALVIDAMTLLYTDAPDAFAIASSDADFTPLVMHLREKGAAVYGFGDRKTPMPFQNACTRFLVLDQLRDAQEEPYTEEAPTTRLRATTQELKQDTKLVALLRRAVQNAADDDGWASVGAVGNLIANQSSFDSRNYGYAKLTALIKATELFEMRDEGKPTLAVRDKRVGGGSGGGSSRNR
- a CDS encoding DUF2530 domain-containing protein is translated as MTESQRTGGEPAPDEVLAGVAEAVPAPEPAPALEPLGAPGLEPLAWSSARIVLGGLVLWALALVVTLAVPALHTGERDWWPWCCVAGLALGSLGYAYMRRGRGNAAGAL
- a CDS encoding MFS transporter; its protein translation is MSPTFASLSVRNYRIYATGAFVSNIGTWMGRVAQDWLVLTELTRHSSSALGIVTGLQFLPFLLLAPWTGVVADRFAKRRLLAVTQTALALSSLGLGLVTVTGHAQLWMVYVAALWTGVATAFDNPARQTFVSEMVPRDRLTNAVSLNSASFNAGRLIGPGLAGLTIAAFGTGWTLLTNTLTFVAVLLALAAMRTSELKPAPRLARGKGAIKEGVRYVRNRPDIQLVMLLVFVLGTFGMNFQVTTALMATKEFGKGPEEYGLLGSIMAIGSLTAALLSARRAQARLRTLLVALVGFTAATAFASLAPTYVLFAIALVPTGLAALTALTTANAMVQTRVDAAMRGRVMALYMAIFMGGTPLGAPLIGWIGDAWGPRWTIAIGTIAVGVTLVAVSYWLAKHENVQVTYESKARPRLRIRTTAPVSEPVPEAVR
- the serC gene encoding phosphoserine transaminase — protein: MTDTAAAPTQTIPADLLPKDGRFGSGPSKVRPEQVEYLAGLGTTLLGTSHRQAPVRNLVGAVREGLGELFSLPEGYEIILGNGGSTAFWDIAAFGLVRQRAQHLSFGEFSSKFASVTQKAPFLGDSTVIKADPGTLAAPRAEEGVDVYAWPHNETSTGVMAPVKRVEGADEGALVLIDATSGAGGLPVDVAEADVYYFGPQKCFASDGGLWLAAFSPAALARVEEIEATGRWVPDFFSLPTAVSNSRLNQTYNTPALSTLALLRSQVDWLNEQGGLDWAVARTADSSGRLYEWAERTSYTTPYVTDPAARSQVVATIDFSDDVDAAAVAKTLRANGVVDVEPYRKLGRNQLRVATFPAVDPEDVSALIACIEHVVG
- a CDS encoding NCS2 family permease, encoding MANPSSAPTTAQRPAPAKTGGIDGFFRITERGSTVGREVRGGLVTFFTMAYIVVLNPLIIGTQADGTGKFLGGQGVPHAIQLVAAGTALVAGVMTILMGVVANFPLALATGLGLNAFVTFGIAKLPEMTWADAMGLIVIEGVIITILVLTGFRQAVFKAIPGELKTAISVGIGLFITIIGLVDAGFIRRPATGPVPVELGIGGFLNGWPLLVFVIGLIAIVIMMVKHVKGAILFGIVGATVLAVIVEAIGSIGGQTDATGKVVNPAGWGLNVPKLPDQVVDVPDFSLLGHFNLLGSFGKIGFVSAILLVFTLLLADFFDTMGTMVAIGAEAKLLDKNGNPPNSDKILLVDSLAAVAGGAGSVSSNTSYIESASGVGEGARTGLASVVTGVLFLLATFLAPLVKIVPYEAATPALVVVGFLMMQQVRGINWEDLEIAIPAFLTIVLMPFTYSITAGIGAGFVMYTIIKVVRGKAGVIHPLLWAVSALFVVYFAIDPVKSLLGVG
- a CDS encoding pentapeptide repeat-containing protein — encoded protein: MLRPEADLDGEVLTGDLSGASAGNARFLECTFQRCDLTELSAPRARFGDTGLYAVHGAGVDLAESTWLDCVVQGARLGAVQLFGAELRRVRFEGCKIEFLNLRGARLADCAFVDCQLLEPDFAEATLEKVDFAGSRLVSPDFGRARMKDVDLSGADLAGPRGLAGLRGATVSRLQLIDLAPALAAELGIRVAD